In a single window of the Portunus trituberculatus isolate SZX2019 chromosome 9, ASM1759143v1, whole genome shotgun sequence genome:
- the LOC123501324 gene encoding tyrosine protein-kinase src-2-like isoform X1, giving the protein MGQQCCHLQPLHHRHADSLSSHNEAWRGTDSQESHRAASSHNEQGERWEINRSDLEFIKVIGRDYLGNSQAVQVWSGKWKESVEVEIKTTDMKKGAKECLEKVELLRGLHHPNLLNLLGVCTEGHQVHVVSEGPFSAQNLQFWLSRYRQVCLPLHLHVLSQVASGMAYLEEHDLLYFDLAVREILMTSDLVCKLRVCLSISTPQHVTSEDSLRFAPVIPELSACGSVTSKTCVWLFGMFMVEVVKGSPLHCHEYASNKDIVEQLRKGHGVPPPANCPKELYTLMKKCWIPSPEKRPSFAFLRNSLQEAAAGYTEEDVRMCLQDSSVL; this is encoded by the exons ATGGGCCAGCAGTGTTGCCACCTTCAGCCTCTTCACCACCGTCACGCCGATTCTCTCTCGTCACACAATg AGGCGTGGAGAGGCACTGATTCCCAGGAGAGCCACCGTGCTGCGTCATCACACAATGAGCAAGGCGAGCGCTGGGAAATTAATCGCAGTGATCTGGAATTCATTAAGGTTATTGGCAGAGATTACCTCGGGAATTCACAGGCAG TCCAGGTCTGGTCgggaaagtggaaggaaagcgTGGAGGTGGAGATCAAGACAACGGATATGAAGAAAGGTGCCAAGGAGTGTTTGGAGAAAGTGGAGCTCCTGAGAGGCCTGCACCACCCTAACCTACTCAACCTGCTGGGGGTGTGTACTGAAGGTCACCAGGTCCACGTAGTTTCCGAGGGTCCCTTCAGCGCCCAAAACCTGCAGTTCTGGCTATCGCGCTACCGACAGGTGTGCTTGCCTCTACACCTGCACGTGTTGTCTCAG GTGGCGAGTGGCATGGCATACCTGGAGGAACACGACCTTCTCTACTTCGACCTGGCAGTGAGGGAGATTCTCATGACCAGTGACTTGGTGTGTAAATTGCGAGTGTGCCTCTCCATCAGCACACCCCAGCATGTGACGTCTGAAG ATTCCCTGCGCTTCGCACCCGTGATTCCGGAGTTATCTGCGTGTGGTAGCGTGACGAGCAAGACCTGTGTGTGGCTCTTTGGGATGTTCATGGTGGAGGTTGTGAAGGGTAGCCCCCTGCATTGCCATG AGTACGCGAGCAACAAGGATATAGTTGAACAACTTAGGAAAGGCCACGGTGTCCCCCCACCTGCTAACTGCCCCAAGGAACTGTACACACTCATGAAGAAGTGCTGGATCCCGTCTCCTGAGAAACGTCCATCCTTTGCCTTCCTGCGCAACTCCCTTCAGGAAGCAGCGGCAGGATACACAGAGGAGGATGTCAGGATGTGTCTGCAGGATTCGTCAGTCTTGTAG
- the LOC123501324 gene encoding tyrosine-protein kinase Srms-like isoform X3: MGQQCCHLQPLHHRHADSLSSHNVQVWSGKWKESVEVEIKTTDMKKGAKECLEKVELLRGLHHPNLLNLLGVCTEGHQVHVVSEGPFSAQNLQFWLSRYRQVCLPLHLHVLSQVASGMAYLEEHDLLYFDLAVREILMTSDLVCKLRVCLSISTPQHVTSEDSLRFAPVIPELSACGSVTSKTCVWLFGMFMVEVVKGSPLHCHEYASNKDIVEQLRKGHGVPPPANCPKELYTLMKKCWIPSPEKRPSFAFLRNSLQEAAAGYTEEDVRMCLQDSSVL, translated from the exons ATGGGCCAGCAGTGTTGCCACCTTCAGCCTCTTCACCACCGTCACGCCGATTCTCTCTCGTCACACAATg TCCAGGTCTGGTCgggaaagtggaaggaaagcgTGGAGGTGGAGATCAAGACAACGGATATGAAGAAAGGTGCCAAGGAGTGTTTGGAGAAAGTGGAGCTCCTGAGAGGCCTGCACCACCCTAACCTACTCAACCTGCTGGGGGTGTGTACTGAAGGTCACCAGGTCCACGTAGTTTCCGAGGGTCCCTTCAGCGCCCAAAACCTGCAGTTCTGGCTATCGCGCTACCGACAGGTGTGCTTGCCTCTACACCTGCACGTGTTGTCTCAG GTGGCGAGTGGCATGGCATACCTGGAGGAACACGACCTTCTCTACTTCGACCTGGCAGTGAGGGAGATTCTCATGACCAGTGACTTGGTGTGTAAATTGCGAGTGTGCCTCTCCATCAGCACACCCCAGCATGTGACGTCTGAAG ATTCCCTGCGCTTCGCACCCGTGATTCCGGAGTTATCTGCGTGTGGTAGCGTGACGAGCAAGACCTGTGTGTGGCTCTTTGGGATGTTCATGGTGGAGGTTGTGAAGGGTAGCCCCCTGCATTGCCATG AGTACGCGAGCAACAAGGATATAGTTGAACAACTTAGGAAAGGCCACGGTGTCCCCCCACCTGCTAACTGCCCCAAGGAACTGTACACACTCATGAAGAAGTGCTGGATCCCGTCTCCTGAGAAACGTCCATCCTTTGCCTTCCTGCGCAACTCCCTTCAGGAAGCAGCGGCAGGATACACAGAGGAGGATGTCAGGATGTGTCTGCAGGATTCGTCAGTCTTGTAG
- the LOC123501324 gene encoding tyrosine protein-kinase src-2-like isoform X2, giving the protein MRRGEALIPRRATVLRHHTMSKASAGKLIAVIWNSLRLLAEITSGIHRQVWSGKWKESVEVEIKTTDMKKGAKECLEKVELLRGLHHPNLLNLLGVCTEGHQVHVVSEGPFSAQNLQFWLSRYRQVCLPLHLHVLSQVASGMAYLEEHDLLYFDLAVREILMTSDLVCKLRVCLSISTPQHVTSEDSLRFAPVIPELSACGSVTSKTCVWLFGMFMVEVVKGSPLHCHEYASNKDIVEQLRKGHGVPPPANCPKELYTLMKKCWIPSPEKRPSFAFLRNSLQEAAAGYTEEDVRMCLQDSSVL; this is encoded by the exons ATg AGGCGTGGAGAGGCACTGATTCCCAGGAGAGCCACCGTGCTGCGTCATCACACAATGAGCAAGGCGAGCGCTGGGAAATTAATCGCAGTGATCTGGAATTCATTAAGGTTATTGGCAGAGATTACCTCGGGAATTCACAGGCAG GTCTGGTCgggaaagtggaaggaaagcgTGGAGGTGGAGATCAAGACAACGGATATGAAGAAAGGTGCCAAGGAGTGTTTGGAGAAAGTGGAGCTCCTGAGAGGCCTGCACCACCCTAACCTACTCAACCTGCTGGGGGTGTGTACTGAAGGTCACCAGGTCCACGTAGTTTCCGAGGGTCCCTTCAGCGCCCAAAACCTGCAGTTCTGGCTATCGCGCTACCGACAGGTGTGCTTGCCTCTACACCTGCACGTGTTGTCTCAG GTGGCGAGTGGCATGGCATACCTGGAGGAACACGACCTTCTCTACTTCGACCTGGCAGTGAGGGAGATTCTCATGACCAGTGACTTGGTGTGTAAATTGCGAGTGTGCCTCTCCATCAGCACACCCCAGCATGTGACGTCTGAAG ATTCCCTGCGCTTCGCACCCGTGATTCCGGAGTTATCTGCGTGTGGTAGCGTGACGAGCAAGACCTGTGTGTGGCTCTTTGGGATGTTCATGGTGGAGGTTGTGAAGGGTAGCCCCCTGCATTGCCATG AGTACGCGAGCAACAAGGATATAGTTGAACAACTTAGGAAAGGCCACGGTGTCCCCCCACCTGCTAACTGCCCCAAGGAACTGTACACACTCATGAAGAAGTGCTGGATCCCGTCTCCTGAGAAACGTCCATCCTTTGCCTTCCTGCGCAACTCCCTTCAGGAAGCAGCGGCAGGATACACAGAGGAGGATGTCAGGATGTGTCTGCAGGATTCGTCAGTCTTGTAG
- the LOC123501325 gene encoding uncharacterized protein LOC123501325 isoform X1, which produces MWRVLRENRPGLMILLLVVMSCLVSLTVGATKWATNGRDDNALMLTLFGAIVFIFVVMGIAITLCAEPFNRQSQNLPFSDRPPKYRDTWRRQHLESCSQATDTIPGVASLDTQRERSDTNFSRLDVRSLFHSLAIPGVHHSSRRNTSASVINEHMRHQLEISGRPARANTAPACDEGLPTYEEAMNR; this is translated from the exons ATGTGGCGCGTCTTGAGAGAGAACCGGCCCGGGCTG ATGATcctgttgctggtggtgatgtCCTGCCTGGTGAGTCTGACGGTTGGCGCTACCAAGTGGGCCACCAACGGCAGGGATGACAACGCCCTCATGCTCACACTCTTTGGCG CAatcgtcttcatcttcgtcgTCATGGGGATCGCAATCACGTTGTGCGCAGAACCATTCAATCGCCAGTCGCAAAACCTTCCCTTCTCGGATCGCCCTCCTAAGTACAGAGACACGTGGAGACGCCAGCACCTCGAGTCTTGCTCCCAGGCAACCGACACCATTCCGGGAGTCGCCTCCTTGGACACGCAGAGGGAACGTAGCGACACTAATTTCTCCAGGCTAGACGTAAGGAGCCTGTTTCACTCCCTGGCCATCCCGGGGGTCCACCACAGTTCCAGAAGAAACACATCTGCCAGTGTGATTAATGAACACATGAGGCATCAACTGGAGATTAGCGGGAGACCTGCAAGAGCCAACACCGCCCCAGCCTGTGACGAGGGGCTGCCCACGTACGAGGAGGCGATGAATAG
- the LOC123501325 gene encoding uncharacterized protein LOC123501325 isoform X2 has protein sequence MILLLVVMSCLVSLTVGATKWATNGRDDNALMLTLFGAIVFIFVVMGIAITLCAEPFNRQSQNLPFSDRPPKYRDTWRRQHLESCSQATDTIPGVASLDTQRERSDTNFSRLDVRSLFHSLAIPGVHHSSRRNTSASVINEHMRHQLEISGRPARANTAPACDEGLPTYEEAMNR, from the exons ATGATcctgttgctggtggtgatgtCCTGCCTGGTGAGTCTGACGGTTGGCGCTACCAAGTGGGCCACCAACGGCAGGGATGACAACGCCCTCATGCTCACACTCTTTGGCG CAatcgtcttcatcttcgtcgTCATGGGGATCGCAATCACGTTGTGCGCAGAACCATTCAATCGCCAGTCGCAAAACCTTCCCTTCTCGGATCGCCCTCCTAAGTACAGAGACACGTGGAGACGCCAGCACCTCGAGTCTTGCTCCCAGGCAACCGACACCATTCCGGGAGTCGCCTCCTTGGACACGCAGAGGGAACGTAGCGACACTAATTTCTCCAGGCTAGACGTAAGGAGCCTGTTTCACTCCCTGGCCATCCCGGGGGTCCACCACAGTTCCAGAAGAAACACATCTGCCAGTGTGATTAATGAACACATGAGGCATCAACTGGAGATTAGCGGGAGACCTGCAAGAGCCAACACCGCCCCAGCCTGTGACGAGGGGCTGCCCACGTACGAGGAGGCGATGAATAG